A portion of the Osmia lignaria lignaria isolate PbOS001 chromosome 15, iyOsmLign1, whole genome shotgun sequence genome contains these proteins:
- the CPR17 gene encoding cuticular protein 17, which translates to MRTLVLLALVASASCQEYFRQPEKIVNENRDLGDNRGHYSFTYETEGGIVQKEIGSRKYAGTPSETQLIQGSVQYNAPDGTPIAISWTADEFGAQVAGTHIPTPPPIPPAIQRALEWIAKQPSTPEPEEAAKDSPSQQNAVPVNNNRQYKSLRPNQRN; encoded by the exons ATGCGTACCCTG GTTCTCCTCGCTCTGGTAGCATCAGCTTCCTGCCAGGAGTACTTCCGGCAGCCGGAGAAAATCGTAAACGAGAATAGAGATCTAGGTGACAATCGCGGACACTATTCCTTCACTTACGAAACAGAGGGTGGTATAGTACAAAAAGAAATCGGCAGCCGGAAGTATGCTGGCACACCATCGGAAACACAGTTGATCCAAGGATCAGTGCAATACAATGCTCCAGATGGTACACCAATAGCCATCAGTTGGACGGCTGATGAGTTTGGTGCTCAAGTAGCTGGTACTCATATACCAACACCTCCACCGATACCACCAGCCATTCAAAGGGCACTCGAGTGGATTGCTAAACAACCATCAACGCCGGAACCGGAAGAAGCTGCCAAAGATTCGCCCAGTCAACAAAACGCTGTTCCTGTTAATAATAATCGGCAGTACAAATCGTTACGACCTAATCAACGAAACTGA
- the CPR18 gene encoding cuticular protein 18, translated as MYQLAIVLAFVALAAGAPLTQTYTTPIPILRQTAVGPNPDGSYSYSYETGNGIQAQEVGYLNYAGTQAEAREAQGSYSYTAPNGEIVQVTYVANENGFQPQGSHIPPIPPQILKALEYIAAHPEENNIGAQ; from the exons ATGTACCAATTG GCAATCGTACTGGCCTTCGTAGCCTTGGCAGCGGGTGCGCCGTTGACCCAAACGTACACCACACCGATACCGATCCTCAGGCAAACGGCAGTCGGCCCGAATCCCGACGGAAGTTACAGTTACAGCTACGAAACGGGAAATGGCATCCAAGCACAAGAGGTCGGCTACCTTAACTACGCAGGCACCCAAGCGGAGGCTCGAGAAGCTCAGGGTAGCTACAGCTACACCGCGCCAAATGGGGAAATTGTTCAAGTGACCTACGTGGCTAACGAGAATGGATTCCAACCCCAAGGTAGCCACATCCCTCCCATACCACCCCAGATTCTCAAGGCTCTCGAATACATTGCCGCTCATCCTGAAGAGAACAATATCGGTGCTCAATGA
- the CPR21 gene encoding cuticular protein 21 — translation MRERSSHLARFRLRYINGSVRLGLYYLKTTLIIMNTLICVLFASLAVSSLSAPVENTTPVAIVAYTADGPNPDGSYIFSYESANGIKVAEQGQPKQLNETNSVVVVEGSYSYPAADGTPVSLSYVADENGFQPKGEHLPTPPPIPAGILKALEYIAAHPEQDQAL, via the exons ATGAGAGAGAGGTCCTCGCACCTGGCAAGGTTTCGGCTGAGATATATAAACGGGTCCGTTAGACTTGGTCTTTACTACCTGAAAACCACTCTGATCATCATGAACACTTTG ATCTGTGTCCTCTTCGCCTCCCTCGCGGTATCATCTTTGTCCGCACCTGTGGAGAATACCACACCGGTGGCCATCGTCGCCTACACCGCCGATGGTCCCAACCCAGATGGTTCGTACATCTTCAGCTACGAGTCTGCAAACGGCATCAAGGTAGCGGAACAAGGTCAACCGAAACAGCTGAACGAAACGAACTCGGTGGTGGTTGTCGAAGGATCCTACAGTTACCCTGCTGCTGACGGAACTCCGGTATCCCTGAGTTACGTAGCGGACGAAAATGGCTTCCAGCCAAAGGGCGAACATCTTCCAACCCCTCCTCCCATCCCAGCTGGGATCTTGAAAGCTTTGGAATACATCGCTGCTCACCCGGAACAAGACCAAGCTCTCTGA